A stretch of Corallococcus macrosporus DNA encodes these proteins:
- a CDS encoding styrene monooxygenase/indole monooxygenase family protein yields MRNIGIIGAGQAGLQLGFGLLEKGYAVTVYSDRTPEQLFNARLAATTYLFGRAYQYEQELGLDFWKGPGEYARGGDLDVCAAPGQRALRVQGRILQPGKALDLRAKYSRWLAEFERRGGTVVVRDVDVDGLEALAPEHDLVVVTTGRNSFTRLFERDAERSVHTQPQRNLTAMIVTGMKPLNETPYPALKFILTAGHGEYFSMPYFDRIRGPLNCILLEAIPGQGLDRFGGIGTAREAMERMKQVLRDFSPWVAERLENAAIVDEASWLTGAFTPTVRKPVGRLPSGREVMGMGDVVMLNDPIAGQGLNSASKQAHAMTGAILEHGDQPFTADWMEQTFEHFWRTEGQFITAFTNMLLQPPPPHVLRYLGAASAVSTLADTFFDNFGEPQRFWPWIVSPAETEARIQQASVA; encoded by the coding sequence ATGAGGAACATCGGCATCATCGGCGCGGGTCAGGCGGGGCTCCAGTTGGGCTTCGGCCTGCTGGAGAAGGGCTACGCCGTCACGGTCTACTCGGACCGCACGCCCGAGCAGCTCTTCAACGCCCGGCTCGCCGCGACCACCTACCTCTTCGGCCGCGCGTACCAGTACGAGCAGGAGCTGGGGCTCGACTTCTGGAAGGGCCCGGGGGAGTACGCCCGGGGTGGGGACCTGGACGTCTGCGCGGCCCCGGGCCAGCGGGCGCTGCGCGTGCAGGGGCGCATCCTCCAGCCGGGCAAGGCCCTGGACCTGCGGGCGAAGTACTCACGCTGGCTCGCGGAGTTCGAGCGGCGCGGCGGCACCGTGGTGGTGCGGGACGTGGACGTGGACGGCCTGGAGGCGCTCGCCCCGGAGCATGACCTGGTGGTGGTGACGACGGGGCGCAACAGCTTCACCCGGCTGTTTGAAAGGGACGCCGAGCGCAGCGTCCATACCCAGCCGCAGCGAAACCTCACGGCAATGATTGTCACCGGCATGAAGCCGCTGAATGAGACGCCCTACCCCGCGCTCAAGTTCATCCTGACGGCGGGCCACGGCGAGTACTTCTCCATGCCGTACTTCGACCGCATCCGGGGGCCGCTGAACTGCATCCTGCTGGAGGCCATCCCAGGACAGGGGCTGGACCGCTTCGGCGGCATCGGCACCGCGCGGGAGGCGATGGAGCGGATGAAGCAGGTGCTGCGCGACTTCTCGCCCTGGGTGGCGGAGCGGCTGGAGAACGCCGCCATCGTGGACGAGGCCTCCTGGCTCACCGGCGCGTTCACGCCCACGGTGCGCAAGCCGGTGGGCCGGCTGCCCTCGGGCCGGGAGGTGATGGGGATGGGGGACGTGGTCATGCTCAACGACCCCATCGCGGGCCAGGGGCTCAACAGCGCGTCGAAGCAGGCGCACGCGATGACGGGGGCCATCCTGGAGCACGGCGACCAGCCCTTCACGGCGGACTGGATGGAGCAGACCTTCGAGCACTTCTGGCGGACGGAAGGCCAGTTCATCACCGCGTTCACCAACATGCTGCTCCAGCCGCCTCCGCCGCACGTGCTGCGCTACCTGGGGGCGGCCTCCGCGGTGTCGACGCTGGCGGACACGTTCTTCGACAACTTCGGAGAGCCGCAGCGCTTCTGGCCGTGGATCGTCAGCCCGGCGGAGACGGAGGCCCGCATCCAGCAGGCGTCCGTCGCGTAG
- a CDS encoding AHH domain-containing protein: protein MTIQFGFIDQSDGANLRTLPAEMKGSACLTQAPLPPGTRVSVIRDHAQAPGWSYVSTSVGGYLLQGYMQSLRITTRLPEPAATLYQVRPGDRLEPIAARIYRQAIQPGRDLRFYENVIHHVNAKGGRKGVQRVDGDVRLVAGERIWLVSIAFANQLQGIVSSGSITHEALTRARRAAQHLDDVITSVNQADQFFGEVAGQYGQAIRDNWLEIAAMVVGFIAAEAFSAFLAATPTGVGQLAAALIQLGLAAWGAHGLVEAGGEALKHAQLWLTQAWEANGSPEKLKEASKSFLRMLVSIAMAALALMGAKTNLGRGLKLAKAVKITPPRIYMMAAAGPGGAYAGVPVFQPGSITAAPAASLPFNPWGSGTPLLSKAVKEGGTSRPDPEPPLTERTLSDAELEKLLEKLPNWDKLKDFVGRRIPNEGTPEFNAFKRELQSAGYRLEKLNEGAQPYRLRRPDGKALGDEYGALTVTEDGLVVLKVGKGTPRLSIFSRYRKNYLDWVEAETRSLAERAAAEVRLSVGNRMHHLIPDAVAQSHPLIRMAMERLKGYTIDRGSNILDMPSGINVEGQLIHSGSHPRYSELVTGKLDVAWNKLLQKGPPSKWTPQFIEDAILKVEKELRRDIQSGSLKDPAIKVIEEQREGKVLTGKKLALLELPSLGETHAT from the coding sequence ATGACAATCCAGTTCGGCTTCATCGACCAGAGTGACGGCGCCAACCTCCGGACACTTCCTGCGGAGATGAAGGGCTCGGCCTGTCTGACCCAGGCGCCCCTGCCTCCGGGAACACGTGTGAGCGTCATCCGCGACCATGCCCAGGCTCCGGGATGGTCCTACGTGTCGACCTCCGTCGGGGGATACCTGCTGCAAGGCTATATGCAGTCCCTGCGCATCACGACCCGGCTGCCGGAGCCCGCGGCGACCCTCTATCAGGTCCGTCCCGGTGACCGCCTGGAGCCCATCGCCGCGCGCATCTACCGGCAGGCCATCCAGCCGGGGCGGGACCTGCGCTTCTACGAGAATGTCATCCATCACGTGAACGCGAAGGGCGGCCGCAAGGGGGTCCAGCGCGTCGACGGTGACGTGCGGCTGGTCGCTGGCGAGCGCATCTGGCTGGTGAGCATTGCCTTCGCCAACCAGCTCCAGGGAATCGTGTCGAGCGGCTCCATCACCCATGAGGCGCTGACCCGGGCCCGGAGAGCCGCCCAGCACCTGGATGACGTCATCACCTCCGTGAACCAGGCGGATCAATTCTTCGGCGAGGTCGCCGGCCAGTACGGCCAGGCCATCCGGGACAACTGGCTGGAGATCGCCGCGATGGTCGTGGGCTTCATCGCCGCGGAGGCCTTTTCCGCCTTCCTGGCGGCGACGCCCACGGGGGTGGGGCAGCTGGCGGCGGCGCTCATCCAGTTGGGACTTGCTGCGTGGGGCGCCCATGGCCTCGTCGAGGCCGGAGGGGAGGCCCTGAAGCACGCGCAGTTGTGGCTCACCCAGGCCTGGGAGGCCAACGGCTCCCCGGAGAAGCTCAAGGAGGCCAGCAAGTCCTTCCTCCGGATGCTCGTGAGCATCGCCATGGCCGCGCTGGCGCTGATGGGCGCGAAGACCAACCTGGGGCGAGGGCTCAAGCTGGCGAAGGCCGTGAAGATCACCCCACCCCGCATCTACATGATGGCGGCGGCGGGTCCCGGCGGTGCCTACGCGGGCGTCCCCGTGTTCCAGCCGGGCTCCATCACCGCCGCCCCCGCTGCCTCGCTTCCCTTCAATCCCTGGGGCTCCGGCACGCCGCTGCTGTCAAAGGCCGTCAAGGAAGGCGGGACGTCCAGGCCGGACCCCGAGCCCCCCTTGACCGAGCGCACGCTCAGTGACGCCGAGCTGGAGAAGCTGCTGGAGAAGCTTCCCAACTGGGACAAGCTCAAGGACTTCGTCGGACGCCGCATCCCGAACGAGGGGACGCCTGAGTTCAACGCGTTCAAGCGGGAGCTCCAGTCCGCCGGATACCGTCTGGAGAAGTTGAACGAAGGAGCCCAGCCCTATCGGCTCCGCCGTCCTGACGGAAAGGCCCTGGGCGACGAGTACGGGGCGCTCACGGTGACCGAGGACGGGCTGGTGGTGCTCAAGGTCGGCAAGGGCACGCCCCGCCTCAGCATCTTCAGCCGCTACCGGAAGAACTACCTGGACTGGGTGGAGGCGGAAACACGGAGTCTGGCGGAGCGGGCGGCAGCGGAGGTCCGGCTCTCCGTCGGCAATCGCATGCACCACCTCATCCCCGACGCGGTCGCCCAGAGCCACCCGCTGATTCGCATGGCCATGGAGCGGCTCAAGGGCTACACGATTGACCGGGGGTCGAACATCCTCGACATGCCTTCCGGGATCAACGTGGAGGGCCAGCTCATCCACTCGGGCAGTCATCCGCGCTACAGCGAGCTCGTGACCGGCAAGCTCGACGTCGCCTGGAATAAATTGCTCCAGAAGGGACCGCCCTCCAAATGGACACCTCAATTCATCGAGGACGCCATCCTCAAGGTCGAGAAAGAGCTGCGCCGGGACATCCAATC